The Megalops cyprinoides isolate fMegCyp1 chromosome 11, fMegCyp1.pri, whole genome shotgun sequence genomic sequence cAGGGTGGCAATGATGATGAGACCGGCCACCACCGACATGGTTATGATCAGAGCCTGGAAATCCACTGGGGAATAAagaacacacaagcatgcattcACTTTGTGCCTTTCaaatggtgttgtttttttagttcCCTTGTTATCTGTGACTGCAAACGATCCAATAAATAACGAACCAGACGTGCTTAGATTTCATGTGGTAGCTAAAATTTCACAACAGCCAAGATTTACACGCTCTGATCTACAAGACTTTTCATAAAAGTGTTGTTTATTCCGTTTAAAATATCAGTATTACTACAGAGTTTTGTTAAGCTTCCtttgaggaaaaacacaaacttttCAGATATCTGAAAATATTCAAGATATAGATCAGATCGGTGGTTTCTCACAAAGAGAGTCTATCCCTGTGGAGATCACAGATAGACCCTTGGGAGGAAAACTCCATTTCCTCAGAAGCAGGTgcagcattgtttaaaaaaaagcctaatcttATTCATCTGTGTTCAAACCCAGATGCAGGAACAGCTTTGCTCCCACTTCCTGAGTGCAAGCACAATTACTCTACAAATGCAGTCAGCTGTCACCCTGGCAGAATACACCCAGAAAAATAAGACGACACATTCGAGATGGAGAGGCTGTTCTCTGGGTATAGTGTTTCTGAACACAGAATCAGTCCCACAAGAATTCCATTAAAATGGAAACCAGGTTAGCCTATGGTCACAATAACAGACTTCAGAGTGACTCAGACTCTGTCAGTGCCAGGAGTCCCCCCGAAATGGTTCCAGAGaggggaacccccccccccccccccttaccccaGCACATCCCCCACCGAGCATCCTTCAGGGGGCACAGACTGTGGGGGGGCAGGATGGTCCTCACTGGGTAGTCCAGGCATTTCTTGGTTGTCTTgcaccacagacactgcaacagaAACGCGTaacatgcacatgaacacacacacgtacacgtacacacaaatacattacatcattgtcatttaacagacactcttatccagagtgacttatgtaGGTTACGATTCTTACTTGCTATTCACTTATAGAGCTGgatgtactgaggcaattgtgggttacgtaccttgctcaatggcacagcagcagtgccccagcagggaattgaaccagcaacctttcagtcacaagcccTTCGCCTTACCACAACGCCATACTGTTTTCCAGTTAATAATAAAGTTAACTGAACAAGTTGATAACTGCCCATGAAAATGGGCAGTTACAAATACTGTAAGAATGAACTAAAATTTTGTTCAATATGGCCTTTATATCTATTGATGTTTTTTACATAACTTTAGAATGTAAAAGCACTGTAAAAGAATGTTTACCATCCAATGGAATAAATGGAACTGCTACTGATATGTAAACCCATATCCCCCCAGACCAGCAGACAGATCCATAACGCGAGATAATCACTCAGCAGccagcatagtggttaaggagcaagactcgtaactgaaaggttgccggttcgatccccgctgggacactgatgctgtacccttgggcaaggtacttggtacccagcattgcctcagtaaatatccagctgtataaatggataacatgtaagttgctttggataaaagcgtctgctaaatgaataaatgtaaatgtaaattcaggGCGTTGCTTACCCATAATACAGCACAATGGCCACAGGTGGATCACAATGGCTaaatttaacccttttgcacttTTACCTGCCCTTGCCCACAGGTGTGTTtgggaggaaaacaaacaatcGGACGTCTTGAGTAAAACAACTGAGGAATGCGGAAGGCAGAGTGCTACCAGCAGAACCCTCTCCAGACGCGTGTGTCGTATCTCCTCTGTGGGACGGGGCAAGCGGGTACTGCTATGTGGGCCTAAACATGTGAAttcaatcccccccccctcggaTTTGCACTGTTAAATCCATCTATTCTGACTGGAAGCAGTGACCCAGTACTGTTCCAAAGTCTGATACTTTCACAGCTCCTTTTACAACAGTGACTATTGGGTAAGTGAAGTTGAGGTCAAGGTTGTTTtcctcaagaaaaaaaaaaaattcgaACGTAATGGTTTAAAGCACTcatgtctctaccagctagctggtaccttgtctggccaactattgaaactttaTCATGCAGcacttttaatattgttgactccttatatggctttttgcttgtgttgcactctacctcacttgtaagtcactttggataaaagcatctgccaaaagaataaatgtaatgtaaatgaaggaAAAGTCTTTACTTCTCAACAGACTACAGTGTGATCAAGAACCCCAGGAAGCTGGGAAACAGTTGACTGTGCTCAGATAAATCTGAACAAACCTGTAAGGCAGGTGAGGGTGGGGCCGCTGCGTCTGGCAGGTATGCATTTCTCTGCGTCACCTGAGATTTCCCAGCTTCCTTACAGCAGATCTTTTTGTTTccaaccccctcctcccacaaAAGGACCCATAGCGTGCCAGGTGGGAGTGTCACAGTGGAAAGTTACAGCATGTGTCGGGGCGGACAGCGTGGAGCTGCCACTGTAAACTGCAGTAGCAGCACAGACATACAGGGCAGGCTGGCACAAACACTGCACGTCAGAGTGAGGCGCTCGGTTTGGACCCTACAAGCTTCACTGATGCTTTGAATAAAAATCCATGCTGCAGTCAAGCAGAAGACACCAGCAAATAAGAGATCTTCCGTACTCACCGTCACATTCTTCAGGCATTCCTCGCAGCTTGTGTTGGACTTTTGGGCACAGGCTGGGCGAAGCAAAGGGACGCAGAGCACAATGTTAGTGGTTACACCGACAGAAAATGGTACACTTTAGGGGCTATGTCCCACTCAGAAAGCGTCTGTCCTGAACACAGGCTAAGAAGTGTGTAAAGTCTCATCTACACCTCAGAATCATCTATgtccgtgtttcccaaccctgctcctggaggcacactgtcctgcatatcttctatgtatccttcctgcttgactaaatcaggtgtgctcagctaatcaaaagtgccactgatgggttcagtcaggtaggtagagcagggatagatagaagatatgcaggacggtgtgccttcaggagcagggttgggaaacgctgatctatGTGTCCCTTACAGAGAATATAGATCTTCGGTTAGCTCTAGCAAGCTCACGGGAAACACAACGCAcatacaatacatttacatttattcatttggcagacgcttttatccaaagcgacttacataggttatagaCAATGGCCCATGTTATACAGTGTGAAAAAGCTTCCAACACACTTTTGGCTTGGGTTTCTCTAGATGATTAAGCCTCTGACCACACATCTGTGGTTTGAGCCATTTCAGGCAAAGGCAAAGACTTATGGCTCATCAGCTGCATTTCCTGGGTCTGAGGGCAGGTCTGAAATGGCAGACACTCTTCTGAGGCTCCTTTGTCTTTCTATAGCTAACTTTCTTCCTTATTCTTTACTTTAAAATACATCACTTTGAACAGAGGCCTCAGGGACCACAACTGAAAGTAAAAACAACTCTAGATTTATGCTAACACGTCATTAGGCTCACATTACTCAGATGTTGTACATATTATCCCATTATACAACTGTACTGCAGATATTCAGGTTACTGGTAAAACAGCAAAGCCTGATGCTGGATCTGCACCTGCAACAAGCTGGTTACAACCTCAGCTTCTGATACATAGCCagaaatattaatttcacattttaaagcttAATGAGGAAGTGTTTACTATAGAAGATTTGGTCCAAAGACTTGTATTTCAATAAGACTGTCCACAACAGAAACAGATACAGGGCCTTTTGGGCCTAATTGTGTATTGTGTTATACAGTAATGCTTACTGTATAATGGGAAAACCAGAGTTGTtagttttttgtgaaatgtatatACCTATCAATGTTCTGTGATCTGACCCATGCCCATCCTCACAAATAAGATGACATAACTTCATATTtgttatacattacatattcTCTTTAGTTCCAGCCATTAGGCTGTTGACTTCACTAGGTCAAATAGGCTTGTGAAAATGCCTCAACGGAACCAACAACTGCCTACGGCTTACTGGTTACCATGGCATGAAATCCTCAAACTAATCTATGCTCTCAAATGAACCTGATTTTATTAAAGGTAGGGCTAAAGTATGTGTGACCTGGGAGGTTTATACAGACGTCAGAGCTGTCTATACCAGCTAGGTATGGTAAAGATGTATGGCATTATATAACgcagttttgttttgacttttgtAATGACAAGACTGGAGTACAGCGAAAGAAGTAATGAATATTTACGTCTTTAATCTTGAACTGAAACAGACcaaagtttaaaatgtaaaccttTCCATCCAGGCCATTCTTTGACCGGAACAACAAAGCACACATTCAACGGACCATGTAATCGTATTTCGCCTGATTAACTTCGTAATTGTATGCAGTGGGAAAACCAGACGGACCGCAGAGAGACCCCCGGGTACTGTCAAATTacccccaaatcaaattcacCCGAGAGGTAAAAAGGCAACAGCGTTGCCCGGACAGTGCCATTGGAAAGACAACGTATCCTTCATAAACGTTTTCGACTCattaatttagctagctaacgttaactacaCGTTAACTACACATTATTCACGGTCAAAATTATCTTGACACTGACTGACGTAATTATTTACACACCTGCCAGTTATTGTCGCAGGATTGAGGCTCGGAAATCgtataaaacaaatcaataatatCAATGGTAAGCGACACAGCGAAGCTAACTACACTAATTTAGCCAATAAAGTACATTTATAGCTTGTTCATAATAATGTACCCTCTATCATTCATACACTCTAAGTCTACGTTAGCTAGTTAGATTAGttaaaatcactgaaaattGGTTGAGTTAATCTGTGTGAATAGCTTGTAAAATGGCTGGCTGACAATGCTATTGTCACAACCCTTtgggacattttttttctgttttccttgcaATTTCACTTTAGTGTTAAACTATGCTATTATCCAGAACGCAGATTTTGCGGATGTACCAAAACTGCAGAACTCCACCATAGTCCAAGATACAAACTAACATTAAAGCCACATGGGCAAGAGTCAAATTCTAATAACTAACATTACCGCGTTATAACTAGTTAGTAATTCCCGCTGGCTAGTATCACTCTTCATATTTTAACCACCATACATTTTTCTCCTACGACtcaaaatcaatacatttcCTGTAAGCAGAGTTTCCCCAGTCTCCAGAACCTTGGAAAACAGTTTCGTCTTGATATGTACTGCAATAGTGGACTTAAAATTAAGAATGTTAACTTAATGTTAACGTTTTAAGAGATGTCATGACGCATCTCTTAAAACGTTTAATTATAAGCTACATGCTAGCAAGCTAATCAACGCTGGTGTAACATCCATTGGAGGTGATAAGCTTTTTTATAGACAGGTTACCTTACTGAAGTTTATGAGGAAATTTTTCAGAGCGGTCGGGTAAACTTACGTATGCTTGGCGGAGGCGTCTGGGCAAACACTGCGGTCGCGCTGAAAATAATGACGAGAGCGAAAGGGATAAAGATCCTTAATTCCACCATGTTTATAAAACTTCCCTAACGCTCGCAATATAAATCGATTTCTGTAGGTTTACTTTCGTCCGACACAATCCTTGATCTTGCCGACAGGAGCAGACTGTGTCGTTATCAACTTAATGTGGAAGACTAACGTTAGCCTAGTGACTAACTGGCTACTTCTAAGTGCTTGCTTTGGTAGCTCTACAATCTCCTCTTgcccaaaccaaacaaaatcaaaccccTGCCTGACGGACAAACTTTTCCCATTTCCCTATTGCGTCCGCCAGTAACCAATCAGAGTCGGATTGATTGTCGGaatggtcatgtgaccacacgcaacaaatgttttgttctACTGTAGCGGGATTGTGTGGCGCTCGTAGAGGTGGTTAGTGCCAAACGTTTCTTTTTTGATTgtggcattttaaataattttcacaATCGAAcgcatattttgcaaattgcaaacTAGAGATAAAGGGAATTAGCCCATCCCAGGCGTGCGTTTTCCTTCTAGATTAAAATCgcatgaattgaatttcacGTTGTTGCTAGTTAGAATAAACCTGATCAAATGAGAGAGCGAAGGTGACATTTACAAGGTGAAAAGAGATTTTTACTTTATACGGAAGTTGTAATTACGactttatatttaattattaatgaaaaaaacacattcagttaTAACCTTTCTTATATACAGGTAGGTTATGTAAAGCAGAACTTTATCGAGGTTGCGATAAGGACGTGCCGAAACAGCGCCCACTGCTGAATTCTAAGCTCGGAGAAGACATCTATCATATGTTCTGACTTAATACTTTCCTTTTGTTCCATAGCaaacaaaaagctttttaaaattttgcaaTCAACTGCCAGTTTGAATTACTTAGCCTATTTGAACTTCTAATTCGGGGTTCCATCCATAACCATTTGTCCTGCTTTTGAAAGCACCTTGGGTTCAGTGAGCATCTTCATTAAATTCTTTTGTTTCACCAAAAGCCAGCCagtttttctgttcttgttattttttccttagTTTTTCTGACATCATTGATAATATTACAGCAGAATGAGCAACTAACAACGTGGAACAGCTGCTTATATTGTTCAAGCAACATTGCAGTTAGACTTAATTTGTTACCACCTTTTACCATTCAAGTGGCCATAGAAAAAGCCTTTTAGAAACCACAGAAACCAATATAAATATCTTTATGTTTCCTAAATATTACTAAAATATGTCTTAAACTTTCCAGGTCTGATGTCAACATACAATATACCTTGGTGgaacagacaagcacacacaataTGCTTAACTCCAATAATTTATTAAAGCATTTTTGTAAAGCCagttacaaaaagaaaatcatttctcctattcatttaaacaagcacatttttttaataacagtaacaataataaatgagtACATTCTTCCCCTGGTGTGGCTGCCAGCAGCTGACCAGAGGCCTCAGTGTAAGGGTAGCAAAGGCCAGGGCGGGCGGTGCTGTGCATGAGGCTGAGATGCCAGGACTCTGTGTGCCAACGGTCTCCAGAATCACAACATCGCGGGCAACGCACAGCACCGGCCGTTCCCTGTCACTTTGTGACATGTCACCCATCCCTCTAACCTAGAGAGGGATAATCTTTCCATTCCTGGCTCACAGTGCGCTaagctcctcccctctcctttcaTTCTAAATACCACAAGAGACACAGATAATAAATACCCACCCTCCCCCTGACCTCTTAGGCGCACTCTTCTCCTTTGAAACTTGTGTTAAAAAATCCTCCCAAGACAGAAGTACCCAACAACACATTCTTGTTCACCAAcagcacgttttttttttacctcctttCATCAACGGACTCACAACTCTGTCAGAAACACCTGCATTACACTAACAAAATGTTGCATATTTTATAGCAAATAACACAGTGCTGTTCAGATACCAGAACTGTTATATGTTTTTGAGTTATCTGAACTCAGCACGTATGAACAGGTCCTTCAGTGGTATGAAACCCAGCTAGTGTGGAATGGCATGAAATGTCAGCATCTCTCACTAGCAAATCATAACCACCAAAGACTAGTTTAGTAGTCCACCCATTTGTTTATGGGAAGATTTCTCTGTACTCAACAATTAAGGGACAGAGCCAAGGTTACAGAGGAATGCCAGGGAGGATTCAGAAGCAGCACGACTGATTAAGGCATCAAGACTCAGGGATGGAAACAGTTCTTTCCAGTTGTGCATCCAGACTGATGTATTGCTCCCAACGTCAAAAAGACACAAACCTGAAGGAGCCAGTCTTgtttgtaactgatgtaaaaaaaaaaaaagatatacaaTTGGATTCACGCTGAATTAAATGCTTACTCAATCAATACAGACTATATATTTCGAATATAAAAGCAGGATGAAGTTCagtgtactgtatatgatgTATGCTGTAGAAAAGGGCACACAAGCATTTTCTGCCAAAGTTTGAATTCTCAACACACCAGACACATACAGTCatacgtaaaaaaaaaaaattcacacaaatcTATCAAAAGCTCCGACAGCAGCTGTGCTTCTCTGGAAAGGCTTGGTGAGAGGGTGAACATGTGACGCGGGACCTACAGGAGCCCCCTTCTCCAGCTTCAGTGCCATGCAGGAGTCATGTGATCCGGCGGCACTGAAGGGGAGCATATAAGGGCCAGGACCTGAACTAAGGTTAGGCCTCTGCATGCTCGTGCCACCTTAAACGTGTGACAGCGTCGAAGACTGACCGGTAAGAGAGTCGTTTTGGCATAACGTGAGGATAAGAAGGTAAAGCGAGAAGTTGTTCTCTGAAGGTTTTGGCagtattggaaaaaaacagggaggATTTGGACTTGTTAAGCTCTTGTGTTCCATTTGGAAAGAGAGTTTTTGTGATATAAAAAAGAGCCGATATGAAGCACAGCATTTGTTATGATGTGCTTGCTTGTAGTCTGTGTAATTTCTGAGAGACACAGCAAGTAAGTTCTCAGGCTCAACTAATTTTTTGCATCAGTCATTTGCTCCAACAAGGCAGGAGATGCTCTCTCATTGGACACAGGTGAACCACCCTGTCATCTGATTAACATCTCAGAGTCATCCGATTGGTTGCTCCTTTGAGCACTGGTTCCTTCCTGTTGTGGACTCGCCCATTCCACTGTGAGAAAACTGCAAGCTGATTGGGTCGTGCCCATCATCGGATCCAGTTGCTGCCACAGCTGGACACAGATCGAACACTGCATCGCTTCTTCACAATCATGTTGATGTAGGCTTTCATGATCTTCGTAATCTCCCCAACCTGCAATGACAAAGCAAAAGTTTGCCAACCCCAAATTAGCTTCACAATGCATGTAGTTCAAAAGTAAGTGGTGAATCCAATACACATCCAGATACTTCCATATGGTGGTAAGATATGTATCATATATACACAAAGCATGATGTATGATATCTGAAACAGTTCACtttactgtaaaattatttaaacaacTATAGTACCATGGATAACAGTTTATGGGTTAAGTAGAAAGGGGTTATGTTACAGAGATCCCATTGAAAGGGAAAACCTATGAATACTGAACTCTagaaataataaagacaaatgCTAAGAAGGATTGTTTTCCCCACACAAAGAACCACAATTTGAGTATTAAAACAATGgaataatacaataaacaagtaatttatgtttaatcttgtcaccatgtaaaataaatgtaagagaGCATGGGCTGGCACAATGCTCTGTTGCCCTGGAACAGAGAGTGAAGCCGGAAACAGGGAGGGGTGCCTGGCACAAATATCTGAAACCGCAAATCGTGGCAGCGTTTCCTGTATTCACATGGCTTTACCTGTGGGGTTTCAAAGaacatctctctctcatccaCGGTGATCTTGTAGGTGCTAGCCTGAGGCGCCCCGAAGAAGACGATGTGCTCGTAGGGGAAGGTCTCCAGGGGTTTCGGATCCCCTCTCTTGTACACGGACACGTTCTCCGCGCTGACGCTCAACCACAAGTCGTGAGGGAAGCCTCCCTCTTTACACTGCGGGGAAATTCAAATAAATCTGGTCAGATCTCTCAGAAAAATCAAAGTTATCTGGCTTTTTTTCACCTCATTCGTTTTCTTAGAAGACTGCTCATTCACAAAAACACCTCTCTTGCATGCAGACTTAATCTTATTCTACCTGTAATACAAAATATTAGGTACCACCACCCAGAGCCTTTCAAATCAGATAGATGATATGGCTATACTGGGAAATTACAATCAGACAACCTGAATGCTGACATTAATCAACAGACTGCTTGCTATTTTTGTACAACATCGAATTAATGGAGTTGGACACAAAGTgacatacaaatacatgaaCCATTCTACCTTTGTGGGTTCCACCTGTAGCAGCATAAGTTTGGGTGTAGCTGCAACAACAGTATTACCCCTGGGCTTTTGTACTTTGATCAGGACTTTAGCCTTCACATGAATCAGAAACTTAATAAATAATGAGTCAGAATCTGCTGACACCGGAATTTTTACCTTAATCAAAGAGGACGTTGGCACAGCCAAGAGGTTGACACGTATGATTTAATGGATTAATAATTTGTGATTACAGGGTGTGTcgtgttttttaaaatttttcttcctttcttacCTCCACATCAAACAGGGTGGAGCCGTATCCGGGCCACTCCTTCATGATGGTCATGTACTTGAGCATGGCTTGGTGCTGGGCCACGCCCTGCAGGCGGGACCACTTCTCCAGGATGCTGGTGCGGGTGGCCGACATCTCCTCCTTCACCCACATCTCCAGcatctgctcctcctccacgcGCTGCTTCTTCAGCGAGCCCGTCTTGAAGCTGCGCCGGAGCGTCCCGTCCAGGAAGCTGGTGCGCCGCCTCTCCAGGGTGTGGCCTCCAGCGGCCCCGCTCCCGGCCCCGGCTGCCgccccggccccgcccgccTTTGTGGACTGCAGGATGCGCGCGCGCAGTCGCCCCACCGGATAGACGCTTTCCAGGCTCCAGCTGGCCCGGCCCATGTCCCCGTGCAGGTACTGCAGCCGCAGGGCAGCCAGGTGTTGCAGTGTCTCCTCGGGGGCGGGGAAGTGGCCGCTGATGAGGCTCTCGTGGGCCTGGCGGGCAGAaaggggcagggacaggggttacatttcaatacattacattattgtcatttagctctGACCAGTAAATCTGCCTGCTGCATAATTTCTTACGGTCAAATTGAGCAACTACTCACAAAGCCCATTCcttctgttacattacattaccttacattattgtcatttagcagtcatTAGTCTTAtccaggttacaattttatccattcacacagctggatatttactgagacaattgtgggttaggtacctggcccaaaggtacaacagcagtgctccatcaGGGAATTGCACCAGCGACCTTTTGGATaacagtcctgctccttaccactacactacacagcTGACAGTTAAAGtcagacagaaaatcaaaaaatcATTGCACACAGCCTTTGAGGTTGTGCAACTGCCTTATAATGTAGCAAAAGTGTCAAAATGTGcttaatgaaatgttacattaGGACTGACAATTTGCTTCAACATCAGTGAGTCCCTGTTATATGAAACATTGAAATTCAAGACCACTCTCTTCATCACCAGAGTGCCCTTT encodes the following:
- the LOC118785520 gene encoding pituitary tumor-transforming gene 1 protein-interacting protein-like, which encodes MVELRIFIPFALVIIFSATAVFAQTPPPSIPCAQKSNTSCEECLKNVTCLWCKTTKKCLDYPVRTILPPHSLCPLKDARWGMCWVDFQALIITMSVVAGLIIIATLVCCFCCCKCENIGAKRFDAKMERQVDKMKARQEERKAEMKIRHEEIRNKYGLTGANPYSRF